The following are encoded together in the Acaryochloris thomasi RCC1774 genome:
- the der gene encoding ribosome biogenesis GTPase Der: MGLPVVAIVGRPNVGKSTLVNRLTGMMAAIVHDSPGVTRDRTYRRALWQGRDFLVVDTGGLVFEDDSEFLPHIRQQVMTALSEADVVVMVVDGQAGPTAADESIAQWLRQQPTPIVLAVNKCESPQQGIVQAAQFWELSVGEPVPLSSIHGSGTGDLLDLVAEELPDLDQVDDAEEIKVAIVGRPNVGKSSLLNAFVGETRSIVSPISGTTRDAIDMLAVRGEQTYRFIDTAGIRKKKNVQYGPEFFSINRAFKAIRRSDVVLLVLDASDGITEQDQKLAGRIADEGRACVVVINKWDTIAKDNYTIYEFEKKLQARLNFLDWTEMIFVSAKTGQRIEKIINLVDHAAEQHQRRVTTSVINEVIEEAVSWHSPPTSRQGRQGKIYYGTQVSSQPPAIALFVNSPDLFKDNYRRYIEGQFRKNLGFTGTPIRLFWRGKRAREVERTVNRATRVKSS; the protein is encoded by the coding sequence ATGGGCTTACCCGTTGTAGCCATTGTGGGCCGTCCCAATGTCGGCAAATCAACACTGGTCAATCGCCTGACAGGGATGATGGCTGCGATTGTTCATGACTCGCCGGGGGTGACACGCGATCGCACCTATCGTCGTGCGCTATGGCAGGGCCGAGATTTCTTGGTAGTGGATACGGGTGGCCTTGTTTTTGAAGATGATTCAGAATTTTTGCCCCACATTCGCCAGCAGGTGATGACAGCTCTTTCTGAAGCTGATGTTGTGGTGATGGTCGTAGATGGTCAGGCGGGACCCACTGCTGCCGATGAGTCTATTGCTCAGTGGCTGCGTCAGCAGCCCACCCCGATTGTTCTGGCTGTCAATAAGTGTGAGTCACCCCAGCAAGGGATTGTGCAGGCAGCTCAATTCTGGGAGCTGTCTGTCGGAGAGCCGGTTCCGCTTTCTAGTATCCACGGCAGCGGTACAGGGGATCTGCTGGATCTGGTGGCGGAGGAGCTACCGGATCTCGATCAGGTCGATGATGCGGAGGAAATTAAGGTTGCGATTGTTGGACGGCCCAACGTCGGTAAGTCTAGCCTGCTGAATGCTTTTGTCGGTGAGACTCGCTCAATTGTTAGCCCTATTTCGGGGACAACGCGAGATGCCATTGATATGCTGGCAGTCCGGGGAGAGCAGACCTATCGATTTATTGATACGGCGGGCATTCGTAAAAAGAAAAATGTCCAGTATGGGCCTGAGTTTTTTAGCATTAACCGGGCTTTTAAGGCGATCCGCAGATCGGATGTGGTGTTGTTGGTGCTAGATGCCTCCGATGGGATTACGGAGCAAGATCAAAAGCTGGCGGGTCGAATTGCAGATGAGGGTCGAGCCTGTGTGGTGGTGATTAATAAATGGGACACCATTGCGAAGGATAACTATACTATCTATGAGTTTGAGAAGAAGCTGCAGGCGCGGCTCAACTTTTTAGACTGGACTGAGATGATCTTTGTCAGTGCCAAGACTGGGCAGAGGATTGAAAAAATTATCAATCTAGTGGATCATGCGGCGGAACAGCACCAGCGTAGAGTTACGACTTCGGTAATTAACGAAGTGATTGAAGAGGCGGTGAGCTGGCATTCGCCGCCGACGTCGCGTCAGGGGCGTCAGGGAAAAATTTACTACGGTACTCAGGTTAGTAGTCAGCCTCCTGCGATCGCACTTTTTGTCAATAGCCCTGACCTGTTCAAAGACAACTACCGACGCTATATTGAGGGCCAGTTCAGAAAGAATCTTGGGTTTACGGGAACTCCTATTCGCCTTTTCTGGCGGGGCAAACGCGCCCGTGAAGTCGAGCGCACGGTTAACCGTGCAACGCGTGTCAAAAGCAGTTAG
- a CDS encoding DUF4335 domain-containing protein produces the protein MAVITRQYAPPTCTLEVTAQTSALSRWTRQPVLKSLDFLLSFKGVCDRNQQPLEVQGDRKQLESLSEAVSTYTQELLGHSVVPLPAGLSGSENPQTELQTQSATALETSPAPPLTLPVVHLRPQNLLRHELVLGPLATDTSGSVIQLKASQLFDLATALDEYAAEVETLPTQVPQTVRPAVPVWARAAGVILLVGGSTVALTQFLYSGFGGPTSTISSDSRNEKETLTESAPTPVAKLPTPQRDQASPPTPPTQKLPQVQLPKRGGDSGSDLFSGPAPSQSESQTESSTSAFRQTPRQQAPPAKLPSLPDAPAPADLDLDSEKFKVPDAAEAPTAIAGRSPTELGQTNLGRSGVSASQPETFTSRAKARVSAESDVISSADQENSLRQDKAVSPAPAAGVSGASVPPPTPEALRETAFDVSPQIVEVRQYLARRWQAPANLKQTLQYTLVLNANGTIGQIKPRGQAATQYLGQTPIPSTNQPFVSPSKVPGSAVIRVVLGADGSVQTFPESPSN, from the coding sequence ATGGCCGTCATCACTCGACAATACGCTCCTCCCACCTGCACGCTAGAGGTAACGGCCCAAACTTCGGCCCTGTCTCGATGGACGCGCCAGCCGGTTCTCAAGTCCTTAGATTTTTTGCTGAGTTTTAAGGGAGTTTGCGATCGCAACCAGCAACCCCTCGAAGTTCAGGGCGATCGCAAGCAGCTTGAGTCTTTATCAGAGGCCGTTTCAACCTATACCCAAGAGCTACTGGGGCACAGCGTAGTGCCTCTACCTGCAGGACTGTCAGGTTCAGAGAACCCCCAAACAGAGCTGCAAACCCAGAGCGCAACGGCGCTCGAAACATCCCCGGCTCCCCCTCTTACCTTGCCTGTGGTTCATCTGCGCCCGCAAAACTTGCTGCGCCATGAACTTGTGCTGGGGCCATTGGCCACCGACACCTCTGGCTCCGTGATTCAACTCAAGGCTTCCCAGCTCTTCGATCTCGCGACAGCACTGGATGAATATGCTGCCGAAGTTGAGACCCTCCCGACCCAGGTGCCCCAGACGGTTAGACCTGCTGTTCCTGTTTGGGCACGCGCCGCTGGCGTTATCTTGCTGGTGGGCGGGAGCACTGTTGCTCTGACCCAGTTTCTATATTCTGGCTTCGGAGGACCCACCTCAACGATCTCATCCGACAGTCGCAATGAGAAGGAAACTTTAACGGAGTCAGCACCCACTCCAGTGGCAAAGTTGCCCACTCCTCAGCGCGATCAGGCTTCTCCTCCCACCCCGCCAACCCAAAAATTACCGCAGGTGCAGCTCCCAAAGCGTGGTGGGGACTCAGGATCCGATCTGTTCTCTGGGCCTGCGCCCAGTCAATCAGAAAGCCAGACCGAATCGTCAACGTCAGCCTTCAGACAAACACCCCGGCAGCAGGCTCCCCCAGCAAAGCTGCCGTCGCTCCCTGATGCCCCCGCTCCGGCGGATCTAGACCTAGATTCGGAAAAATTTAAGGTGCCCGATGCTGCTGAAGCCCCTACTGCGATCGCGGGTCGCTCACCGACAGAGCTGGGTCAAACAAACCTTGGGCGCTCCGGTGTTTCTGCCTCTCAACCAGAGACATTTACCTCTCGCGCTAAGGCACGCGTCAGCGCTGAAAGTGATGTGATTTCCTCGGCTGATCAAGAAAATAGTCTGCGGCAGGATAAGGCCGTTAGCCCTGCCCCTGCCGCGGGCGTGAGTGGAGCCTCAGTCCCCCCCCCGACGCCGGAAGCTCTTCGTGAGACGGCCTTTGATGTCTCACCGCAGATTGTTGAGGTACGTCAGTATCTGGCTCGACGTTGGCAAGCGCCAGCTAATCTGAAACAGACGCTGCAGTATACGCTGGTACTCAACGCTAACGGCACAATTGGACAAATCAAGCCCCGAGGGCAGGCCGCAACTCAGTATTTAGGGCAAACGCCGATTCCAAGTACAAATCAACCTTTTGTTTCACCGTCGAAGGTGCCTGGAAGTGCAGTGATTCGCGTTGTTTTGGGAGCTGACGGCAGCGTTCAAACTTTTCCTGAGAGTCCGTCCAATTAA
- the dusA gene encoding tRNA dihydrouridine(20/20a) synthase DusA → MNSVPSRISVAPMMDRTDRHFRYFMRLITRYTLLYTEMVTSAAILYGDRNHLLGFSPEEKPLALQVGGDQPQDLATCAQIAEEMGYDEINLNVGCPSGRVQAGNFGACLMLQPQRVADCVAAMRQATKLPVTVKHRIGVDSCDRYEDLAHFVQVVAEAGCQRFTVHARKAWLQGLSPKENRNVPPLRYEDVYRLKRDCPHLWIEINGGITTSDQAQGHLQVVDAVMIGRAAYDTPYLLATVDREIGHQSVSPPERHNIAMAMLPYIEHWTCKGLKLNAITRHMLQLYHGQPGSRIWKRYLTENSRAGAGPEVVETALVKLADVSLGCAV, encoded by the coding sequence ATGAACTCCGTACCCTCCCGAATTAGTGTTGCGCCGATGATGGACCGGACGGACCGCCATTTCCGGTATTTTATGCGCCTGATCACGCGATATACATTGTTGTATACAGAGATGGTGACCAGCGCGGCAATTTTATACGGTGATCGCAACCATCTCCTCGGCTTCAGCCCCGAAGAAAAGCCGTTGGCTCTCCAGGTGGGGGGCGATCAGCCCCAAGATCTCGCCACCTGCGCTCAGATTGCCGAGGAGATGGGCTACGACGAAATTAACCTCAATGTGGGTTGCCCCAGCGGTCGGGTCCAGGCCGGAAATTTTGGGGCTTGCTTGATGCTCCAGCCCCAGCGCGTTGCTGATTGTGTTGCTGCCATGCGTCAGGCCACTAAGCTGCCCGTGACGGTCAAGCATCGGATTGGTGTAGATAGTTGCGATCGCTACGAAGATCTTGCCCATTTTGTACAGGTTGTCGCCGAGGCTGGCTGCCAGCGATTTACCGTGCACGCACGCAAAGCATGGCTACAGGGACTCAGCCCTAAAGAAAATCGCAATGTCCCCCCGCTCCGCTATGAAGACGTTTACCGTCTCAAACGTGACTGTCCGCACCTATGGATTGAGATCAATGGCGGCATTACGACATCCGATCAAGCACAAGGCCATCTGCAGGTCGTTGATGCCGTCATGATTGGGCGGGCTGCCTATGACACCCCCTATTTATTGGCCACAGTTGATCGAGAGATCGGGCATCAATCAGTCTCTCCGCCAGAACGACACAACATCGCAATGGCGATGCTGCCCTACATTGAACATTGGACCTGCAAGGGGCTAAAGCTCAACGCCATCACTCGTCATATGCTACAGCTCTATCATGGCCAGCCCGGAAGTCGTATCTGGAAACGCTATTTAACAGAGAACTCTCGTGCAGGCGCAGGGCCGGAAGTTGTTGAAACCGCTCTAGTTAAACTTGCCGATGTAAGCCTCGGATGTGCCGTCTAA
- a CDS encoding chlorophyll a/b binding light-harvesting protein: MTSANANGDYGAFAGNGRLIDMSGKWLAAHIGQYSLICLWASLITFLEVAVYNPDLPMGEQGLILIPHLAAFGMGVEPGGIIDTSTYTLSAFGHLFGAAVFAFGAFFHTRVAPGELGEIEGRGSKWEFEWDDPEKLGFILGHHLLLLGFTALLFVGWIRFHGIYDPAIGDIRTVSNPGATIRSVVFEYGLFTPGHNPYFVDNLEDIASGHAFIGVVEICGGIWHITQKPYEWSTRLLSSLYSADGQLAASLAGLSVLGFAAAYFSAVNTVAYPVEFFGAPLELEFTLFPRFVDTVDLPSGAFSARAWLSNVHFLLAFFILQGHLYHALKACGFEFERIPSALGSISE; encoded by the coding sequence ATGACTAGTGCAAATGCAAACGGTGACTATGGAGCTTTTGCTGGCAACGGCCGCTTAATCGACATGTCCGGTAAATGGCTTGCTGCTCATATTGGGCAGTACTCTCTTATCTGCCTATGGGCTTCATTAATTACATTTTTAGAGGTTGCGGTTTATAACCCTGACCTGCCAATGGGTGAACAAGGGTTAATTTTGATCCCTCACCTTGCGGCCTTTGGCATGGGTGTTGAACCCGGTGGCATAATTGACACCAGCACTTATACCTTATCTGCGTTCGGTCACCTTTTTGGTGCAGCTGTTTTTGCCTTCGGCGCGTTCTTTCATACTCGCGTTGCCCCCGGGGAACTGGGTGAAATTGAGGGTCGAGGATCCAAATGGGAATTTGAATGGGATGATCCTGAAAAACTAGGCTTTATTCTTGGCCACCACCTTCTACTTTTAGGTTTTACAGCCCTCCTTTTTGTCGGTTGGATTCGATTCCACGGCATTTACGATCCTGCGATTGGCGACATACGCACCGTTAGTAATCCAGGGGCAACCATTCGGAGCGTTGTTTTTGAGTATGGCTTGTTTACACCCGGTCACAACCCCTACTTTGTCGATAATCTAGAAGATATTGCCTCTGGCCATGCCTTCATTGGTGTCGTTGAAATTTGCGGCGGTATTTGGCACATCACACAAAAGCCTTATGAGTGGTCAACTCGCCTTCTGAGTTCTCTTTACTCGGCAGATGGTCAACTGGCAGCTTCCCTCGCCGGTCTCTCTGTCCTGGGTTTTGCCGCCGCGTACTTCTCTGCGGTCAATACCGTTGCCTATCCTGTGGAGTTCTTTGGTGCACCTTTGGAGCTAGAGTTCACGCTGTTTCCGCGGTTCGTCGACACGGTTGATTTGCCGAGTGGGGCCTTCTCCGCTCGCGCTTGGCTTTCTAACGTCCATTTCTTGCTGGCGTTCTTCATTCTTCAGGGACACCTCTACCATGCGCTGAAAGCCTGTGGCTTTGAGTTTGAGCGTATTCCCTCCGCGCTGGGTTCTATCTCAGAGTAA
- a CDS encoding molybdenum cofactor biosynthesis protein MoaE produces MTLAPSAMRNAFKIIFAPLSLEQVYQLANDAQNGAVVVMSGTVRDNTEGRPVESLEYQAYEPMAIQVFQQIASQIQAQWPGVKRVIIHHRIGQLRVGEMSVLVAVGSPHRAEAFAACQYGIDTLKHNAPIWKKEHWADGSSSWVSIAACEDQH; encoded by the coding sequence ATGACATTGGCCCCTTCAGCCATGCGCAATGCCTTCAAAATTATTTTTGCGCCGCTTTCGTTAGAGCAGGTTTATCAGTTAGCTAATGATGCTCAAAATGGTGCGGTCGTCGTCATGAGCGGCACCGTCCGCGATAACACAGAGGGCCGACCGGTAGAATCATTGGAATATCAAGCCTATGAACCTATGGCAATCCAAGTTTTTCAACAAATCGCCTCTCAGATTCAGGCCCAGTGGCCTGGGGTTAAGCGCGTTATCATTCACCATCGCATTGGTCAGTTGCGCGTGGGCGAGATGAGTGTGCTAGTGGCCGTTGGCAGTCCTCACCGAGCAGAGGCATTTGCTGCCTGTCAGTACGGTATTGACACACTGAAGCATAACGCTCCTATCTGGAAGAAAGAACATTGGGCTGACGGAAGCAGTAGCTGGGTCAGTATTGCCGCTTGTGAGGATCAGCACTGA
- a CDS encoding DUF3146 family protein has product MSSRRLPHTTANVRITGQCWYQGLLEGEVSAGQYTWLFQWQFKQGELSVSPSLGRALIQEPLGRFLEQQDYQLEPGGDYSFTLRCEL; this is encoded by the coding sequence GTGAGTTCTCGCCGCCTTCCACACACAACAGCCAATGTTCGCATTACAGGCCAATGCTGGTATCAAGGGTTGCTTGAGGGCGAAGTTTCTGCCGGTCAATATACATGGCTATTTCAATGGCAGTTCAAGCAGGGCGAACTATCTGTTTCACCGTCCCTAGGCCGGGCATTGATTCAAGAGCCTTTGGGACGGTTCCTTGAGCAACAAGACTATCAGCTAGAACCAGGGGGAGACTATTCTTTTACCCTACGCTGCGAGCTTTAA
- the psaC gene encoding photosystem I iron-sulfur center protein PsaC: MSHTVKIYDTCIGCTQCVRACPTDVLEMVPWDGCRAGQIAASPRTEDCVGCKRCETACPTDFLSIRVYLGAETTRSMGLAY; encoded by the coding sequence ATGTCTCATACAGTCAAAATTTACGACACCTGTATCGGGTGTACCCAGTGTGTTCGAGCTTGTCCTACTGATGTTCTCGAGATGGTTCCCTGGGATGGTTGTAGAGCAGGTCAAATCGCGGCCTCGCCTCGCACGGAAGATTGTGTCGGCTGTAAGCGATGTGAAACCGCCTGTCCTACTGATTTCTTAAGTATTCGAGTTTACCTGGGTGCAGAGACAACGCGCAGTATGGGCTTAGCCTACTAG
- a CDS encoding glycogen debranching protein yields the protein MTATTIWVNEQLDPNGLLYACIACCDEQQAQDCHTSFLQNLTDVQQREGWVARLRTVQTWDEVPASALKLS from the coding sequence ATGACGGCAACAACAATCTGGGTGAATGAGCAGCTTGATCCCAATGGGCTGCTCTATGCGTGCATTGCTTGTTGCGATGAGCAACAGGCCCAAGACTGCCACACGTCATTTTTGCAGAATCTAACTGATGTACAGCAGCGTGAGGGCTGGGTTGCTAGGCTGCGAACGGTGCAGACTTGGGATGAAGTGCCTGCAAGTGCTTTGAAGCTAAGCTAG
- a CDS encoding sugar phosphate nucleotidyltransferase: protein MKAMILAAGKGTRVRPITFTTPKPMIPILQKPVMEFLVELLRRHQFDQIMVNVSHLANEIESYFRDGQRFGVEIAYSFEGSIEPDGTLVGAALGSAGGMRRIQDFSPFFDDTFVVLCGDALIDLDLTAAVEWHRKKGAIATIVMKTVDPSEVPSYGVVVTDDEGRVKSFQEKPSVEEALSNNINTGIYIFEPEILDLIPSGQTFDIGGELFPKLVEMGAPFYGTAMDFEWVDIGKVPDYWHAIRSVLKGDIKNVDVPGREVAPGVYTGLNVAVNWDKVEVHGPVYIGAMTRIEDGAKIIGPTMIGPNCRICGGATVDNSVIFEYSCLGPDVRLVDKLVFGRYCVDKTGATIDVKAAALDWLITDAREEKQAPDSAINQPLRVDPDELTLR from the coding sequence ATGAAAGCTATGATTTTGGCAGCCGGGAAAGGTACCCGCGTTCGCCCGATTACGTTCACAACGCCTAAGCCCATGATTCCCATCCTGCAGAAGCCGGTGATGGAGTTTTTGGTGGAGCTACTGCGGCGGCATCAGTTTGACCAAATCATGGTAAACGTCAGTCATTTGGCGAACGAAATTGAAAGCTATTTCCGAGATGGTCAGCGCTTCGGCGTTGAGATCGCCTATTCCTTTGAAGGCAGTATTGAGCCAGATGGAACGCTCGTAGGGGCAGCTCTCGGTTCTGCTGGGGGCATGCGGCGCATTCAAGATTTTTCGCCTTTCTTTGACGATACGTTTGTAGTTCTCTGTGGAGATGCGCTCATCGATCTAGATTTAACGGCGGCGGTGGAGTGGCATCGCAAAAAAGGTGCGATCGCAACCATCGTCATGAAGACCGTTGATCCCAGCGAAGTCCCCAGCTACGGCGTCGTCGTCACAGACGACGAGGGCAGGGTGAAGTCCTTTCAGGAAAAACCCAGCGTGGAGGAAGCCCTCAGCAACAACATCAACACCGGCATCTACATTTTTGAGCCAGAAATCCTAGACCTGATTCCCTCAGGTCAAACCTTCGACATCGGCGGCGAACTTTTTCCTAAGCTCGTTGAAATGGGCGCTCCCTTCTACGGAACAGCCATGGACTTTGAGTGGGTTGACATCGGCAAAGTCCCTGACTACTGGCACGCCATTCGCAGCGTCCTGAAAGGAGACATTAAAAACGTCGACGTCCCCGGCCGAGAAGTCGCCCCTGGCGTCTATACAGGACTGAATGTTGCCGTCAACTGGGATAAAGTCGAAGTCCACGGCCCTGTGTACATCGGGGCGATGACCCGCATTGAAGACGGAGCTAAGATTATCGGTCCCACCATGATTGGACCCAACTGCCGCATCTGTGGTGGAGCCACCGTCGACAACAGCGTCATCTTTGAGTATTCCTGTCTTGGCCCGGATGTACGCCTAGTCGACAAACTTGTCTTTGGGCGCTATTGCGTTGATAAAACCGGAGCCACTATTGATGTGAAAGCAGCAGCGCTAGACTGGCTCATTACAGACGCCAGGGAAGAGAAGCAGGCGCCCGATAGCGCCATCAATCAGCCATTGCGCGTCGATCCGGACGAACTCACTCTTCGTTAG
- a CDS encoding Fur family transcriptional regulator has translation MPLPRTPSQNKILQLLKQLNQEMSAQALYIALREAQAPLGLATVYRSLEALKLSGAVQARLLNTGETLYSLTKTDRHHLTCLQCGTSVAIRDDECPVHELESQLRASAQFEIYYHTLEFFGLCSPCQLQQPHSGS, from the coding sequence ATGCCTTTGCCGCGAACGCCCAGCCAGAATAAGATCTTACAGCTTTTGAAACAGCTTAATCAAGAGATGTCGGCCCAAGCTCTCTATATTGCCCTGCGTGAAGCTCAGGCTCCTCTGGGGCTTGCAACCGTCTATCGCTCTTTAGAAGCACTCAAGCTCAGCGGCGCTGTGCAGGCGCGACTGCTGAATACGGGCGAGACACTCTATAGCCTGACGAAAACTGACCGGCATCATCTTACTTGTCTGCAGTGTGGCACCTCAGTGGCGATTCGTGACGATGAATGCCCGGTGCATGAACTTGAGTCTCAACTGCGGGCTTCGGCCCAATTTGAGATTTACTATCACACGCTGGAATTTTTCGGCCTCTGTTCCCCCTGCCAGCTTCAGCAACCGCACTCTGGTTCCTAG
- a CDS encoding DUF427 domain-containing protein, protein MPKATWNGVTLAESDQCQVVEGNQYFPPDAINSEYFKASDTQTTCPWKGAASYYSLEVNGEVNKDAAWFYPEPKEAAKNIEGHIAFWRGVKVEV, encoded by the coding sequence ATGCCAAAAGCAACATGGAACGGCGTCACCCTGGCCGAAAGTGATCAATGTCAGGTGGTAGAAGGGAATCAATATTTCCCCCCAGACGCTATCAATTCAGAGTATTTCAAAGCCAGTGACACCCAGACAACCTGTCCCTGGAAAGGGGCAGCAAGCTACTACAGCCTTGAGGTGAATGGCGAGGTCAACAAGGATGCGGCCTGGTTCTATCCTGAGCCCAAGGAGGCGGCGAAGAATATTGAAGGACACATTGCCTTTTGGCGAGGTGTCAAAGTTGAGGTATAG
- a CDS encoding ABC1 kinase family protein gives MPYDPQAIARYYRWRPWLLLWRTFQILSSLGRFVWGLKWDQWTRQTERNRFRRAIQLRRVLTGLGPTFIKIGQALSTRPDLVRKEFLEELILLQDQLPPFPNKKALALIERELGRPVSELYRSMSPQPVAAASLGQVYRGELWDGDAIAIKVQRPKLVPKISLDLAVIRKAVVWFGPFLPLNLGHNLSVIVDEFGTKLFEEIDYLNEGRNAERFADNFAAYPDVKVPKIYWEYTSQRVLTLEWIEGTKLTASQCMVNGKRDPDALVRTGVVSSLRQLLEFGFFHADPHPGNLFAMPDGRMAYIDFGMMDQLDQVAKETLVDSVVHLINQDYRLLAQDFVKLGFLTPETDIRPIVPALESVFSEIIDVSVKDFNFQTITDQFSGLMYEYPFRLPAKFALIIRSLVTQEGVALCLNPDFKIVEVAYPYVARRLLAGETPEFQRRLLEVLFKDGKFQWQRLENLIEIARTDDSFDLIPTAQFGLQYLFSGDGGFFLKQIVLALTEDERLHTEEVSRLWDLVKEDFQPQRLLGAAFGALASFSEEAVANWPPVVAITTAQKELQNVA, from the coding sequence ATGCCTTATGATCCCCAGGCAATTGCTCGGTATTATCGTTGGCGCCCCTGGCTGCTGCTGTGGCGAACCTTTCAGATCTTGAGCTCGCTGGGTCGTTTTGTTTGGGGGCTGAAGTGGGATCAGTGGACGCGCCAGACCGAGCGCAATCGGTTCCGAAGAGCAATTCAGCTGCGGCGGGTGTTGACGGGTTTAGGGCCCACGTTCATTAAAATTGGTCAAGCGCTGTCCACTCGACCTGATCTGGTCCGTAAAGAGTTTCTAGAAGAGCTAATTCTGCTTCAAGATCAGCTGCCGCCTTTCCCTAACAAAAAAGCGCTGGCGCTGATTGAGCGGGAGCTAGGACGACCAGTCTCAGAACTTTATCGCTCGATGTCACCCCAGCCGGTGGCGGCGGCTAGTCTTGGACAGGTCTATCGCGGTGAGTTGTGGGATGGAGATGCGATCGCAATTAAAGTTCAGCGCCCAAAGTTAGTTCCCAAGATTTCTCTTGACTTGGCCGTAATCCGAAAAGCTGTTGTTTGGTTTGGCCCCTTTTTGCCTCTTAACCTGGGCCACAACCTCTCCGTGATCGTTGATGAATTTGGCACCAAGCTATTTGAGGAAATCGATTATCTCAACGAAGGCCGCAACGCCGAGCGCTTTGCCGATAACTTTGCCGCATACCCTGATGTCAAAGTGCCCAAAATCTATTGGGAGTACACTAGCCAGAGGGTGCTGACCTTAGAGTGGATCGAAGGCACAAAACTAACGGCCTCTCAGTGCATGGTCAATGGTAAGCGTGATCCAGATGCCCTTGTTCGAACCGGTGTTGTTTCTAGCCTACGGCAGCTTCTGGAGTTCGGATTCTTCCATGCTGATCCGCACCCCGGCAATTTATTTGCCATGCCAGATGGGCGGATGGCCTACATCGATTTTGGCATGATGGATCAGCTGGACCAAGTTGCGAAAGAAACGCTAGTCGATTCCGTGGTCCATCTGATTAATCAGGATTATCGGCTTCTGGCTCAGGATTTTGTTAAATTAGGGTTCTTAACCCCTGAAACTGATATCCGACCAATCGTTCCGGCTCTAGAGTCAGTCTTTTCTGAGATTATTGACGTCAGCGTCAAGGACTTCAACTTTCAGACGATCACCGACCAGTTCTCAGGACTGATGTACGAGTATCCGTTTCGCTTGCCCGCCAAATTTGCTCTGATCATTCGTTCTTTGGTGACTCAAGAGGGCGTTGCACTGTGTCTCAATCCCGACTTTAAAATTGTTGAAGTGGCTTATCCCTACGTTGCGCGCCGATTATTGGCTGGAGAAACACCCGAATTTCAGCGACGATTACTGGAAGTGCTGTTCAAAGATGGTAAGTTCCAGTGGCAGCGGCTTGAAAACCTGATTGAAATTGCGCGGACAGATGACTCTTTTGATCTGATTCCCACGGCTCAGTTTGGGCTTCAGTATCTCTTTTCTGGCGATGGCGGCTTCTTCTTGAAGCAAATTGTCTTGGCCCTCACAGAAGATGAACGCCTCCATACAGAAGAAGTGAGTCGTTTGTGGGATCTTGTTAAAGAGGACTTTCAGCCTCAGCGCCTGCTAGGTGCAGCCTTCGGTGCCTTGGCGAGCTTCTCAGAAGAAGCTGTGGCTAACTGGCCACCCGTCGTTGCCATAACAACAGCTCAAAAAGAATTGCAAAACGTAGCTTAA
- the hisB gene encoding imidazoleglycerol-phosphate dehydratase HisB: MQTQDRPAVDRSSLQDSLSANRTATVKRTTKETDIAVTLNLDGQGQANNQTGVPFLDHMLDQISSHSLIDLNIRATGDHEIDDHHTNEDVGITLGQSLGEALGDRKGIHRFGHFLAPLDEALVQVTLDFSGRPHLSYGLEIPTQRVGTYDTQLVREFFVAVVNHSQMTLHIRQLDGINSHHIIEATFKAFARALRMAIAIDPRRSQAIPSSKGVL; encoded by the coding sequence ATGCAAACTCAAGATCGTCCGGCTGTAGACCGTTCTAGCCTTCAGGATTCGTTGTCTGCCAACCGTACCGCAACGGTTAAGAGAACGACGAAAGAAACGGATATCGCCGTCACTCTGAACTTGGATGGTCAGGGTCAAGCGAATAACCAGACAGGTGTTCCGTTCTTAGATCATATGCTTGACCAGATCAGCTCTCACAGCTTGATCGATCTGAACATTCGGGCAACTGGAGATCATGAGATTGATGATCACCATACCAATGAAGACGTCGGAATTACGCTAGGACAGTCGCTGGGAGAAGCACTAGGCGATCGCAAAGGCATTCATCGCTTCGGCCATTTCTTGGCTCCTTTGGATGAAGCGCTTGTTCAGGTCACCCTTGATTTTTCGGGGCGTCCTCATTTGAGCTATGGCCTAGAAATTCCCACGCAGCGGGTTGGCACCTATGACACTCAGCTTGTGCGTGAGTTTTTTGTGGCGGTGGTGAATCATAGTCAGATGACACTCCATATTCGTCAGCTTGACGGCATTAACTCCCACCATATTATTGAAGCCACCTTTAAAGCTTTTGCTCGTGCCCTGCGGATGGCGATCGCAATTGATCCGCGACGATCACAGGCGATTCCTAGCTCCAAAGGTGTGCTTTAG